A single region of the Saprospiraceae bacterium genome encodes:
- a CDS encoding sterol desaturase family protein, with amino-acid sequence MEEFLSTPFTQPFYFFQLTAIIFGITFIRYLVVSGVYHSIFYVWLKGAFAGRIINGSNKDRRQMWMEVYRSALTSGIFAFSGTALVIFWQKGWTQIYTDWQAFPIWYHPLALVLALLLHETYYYWLHRWMHRPKVYRWVHKWHHDSIETSSLTSFSFHPVESILQAVVVPILILVVPMHLYTLFLLLIIMTLSGTINHAGVEVFPKGFERHWLGKWLIGATHHDLHHKQFRYNFGLYFTFWDHWMNTESPRYEATFREKTGDFNQNSN; translated from the coding sequence ATGGAAGAATTTTTAAGTACCCCCTTTACCCAGCCCTTTTACTTCTTTCAGTTGACTGCCATTATTTTTGGCATCACCTTTATTCGGTATTTGGTCGTGTCTGGGGTGTATCATTCTATTTTTTATGTGTGGCTGAAAGGGGCCTTTGCAGGGCGGATTATTAATGGCTCAAACAAGGATCGGCGGCAGATGTGGATGGAGGTTTATCGTTCGGCATTGACGTCGGGGATTTTTGCTTTTTCTGGGACTGCGTTGGTGATCTTTTGGCAAAAAGGGTGGACGCAGATTTATACGGATTGGCAAGCTTTTCCTATCTGGTATCATCCGTTGGCCTTGGTGCTGGCTTTATTGTTGCATGAGACTTATTATTATTGGTTGCATCGCTGGATGCATCGACCGAAGGTGTATCGGTGGGTGCACAAATGGCATCATGATAGCATTGAGACGTCTTCGCTCACTTCCTTTTCTTTCCATCCGGTGGAATCGATTTTGCAAGCGGTGGTGGTGCCCATTTTGATTTTGGTGGTTCCGATGCATTTATATACGCTTTTTTTGCTGCTGATCATTATGACCTTGTCGGGGACGATCAACCATGCTGGGGTGGAGGTTTTTCCTAAGGGATTCGAGCGGCATTGGTTGGGTAAATGGCTGATTGGGGCGACCCATCATGACTTGCACCATAAACAATTCCGTTATAACTTTGGGCTGTATTTCACCTTCTGGGACCATTGGATGAATACGGAGAGTCCGCGTTATGAGGCGACGTTTCGGGAGAAGACGGGGGATTTTAATCAAAATAGCAATTAA
- a CDS encoding acyl-CoA desaturase: MLATYLVPYFLILLLPLADISIVLLYFLMGIGLAGLGLCVMHDAIHGAYSQSPWLNKVASFSMNLIGGSPFTWKIQHNILHHSYTNIYHLDEDIDDKPFLRLSPSGKLKKYHKVQHWYALPLYSLATLSWVLMKDFRQLITYNRTGLTRQHGFSPAKETINMILGKVLYVFFIIVVPLLLGLTWWAVALGFVLMHMLAGLYITIVFQLAHVVEGPDHHEAPLDGNMADTWAIHQLKSTANFACNNRLVTWLVGGLNFQIEHHLFPNISHIHYRNIAKIVKHTAKEFNLPYYEHKRFRGAVLSHLKVLKMLGSGSMA; this comes from the coding sequence ATGCTGGCTACGTATTTAGTGCCTTATTTTCTCATTTTACTACTTCCACTCGCTGATATTAGTATTGTTTTGCTATACTTTCTGATGGGTATCGGCCTCGCTGGTTTAGGGCTTTGTGTGATGCACGATGCCATTCATGGTGCCTATTCGCAATCACCTTGGCTCAATAAAGTGGCCAGCTTCTCTATGAATTTGATCGGCGGTAGCCCTTTTACCTGGAAAATCCAACATAACATTCTGCATCATTCTTATACCAATATTTACCACCTGGATGAAGACATCGATGATAAACCCTTTTTGCGGCTTTCCCCTTCCGGTAAATTGAAAAAATACCACAAAGTGCAGCATTGGTATGCCTTACCCCTCTATAGCCTAGCAACCCTTAGTTGGGTTTTAATGAAAGATTTCAGGCAATTGATAACCTATAACCGGACGGGATTGACGCGTCAGCATGGGTTTAGTCCGGCTAAAGAAACCATCAACATGATCCTGGGTAAGGTCCTTTATGTTTTTTTCATAATTGTTGTACCGCTTCTACTGGGCCTTACCTGGTGGGCTGTGGCATTAGGTTTTGTACTGATGCATATGCTAGCAGGTTTGTACATTACCATCGTCTTCCAATTGGCACATGTTGTCGAAGGCCCCGATCACCACGAAGCCCCCCTAGATGGCAATATGGCAGACACCTGGGCCATTCACCAACTGAAGTCTACGGCCAATTTTGCTTGCAATAACCGGCTGGTTACCTGGCTGGTGGGTGGACTAAATTTCCAGATTGAACACCATCTTTTTCCCAATATTTCTCATATCCATTATCGCAACATCGCCAAAATTGTTAAACATACCGCAAAGGAATTCAACCTGCCCTACTATGAACATAAACGGTTTAGGGGAGCAGTCTTGTCGCACCTGAAGGTCTTAAAAATGTTGGGAAGCGGATCAATGGCATAA